The Thalassotalea sp. HSM 43 genome window below encodes:
- a CDS encoding DUF3299 domain-containing protein, whose product MKNLLALISLSVALFTASVSAADYKKVTWETLNEHVVKKEIENPFEGMEIEDIRKMQQIAIVNDIIASGQEVDEETQKLVDQANADLKAKGYDVEKLFKIREDIIAQREQEFASTNPALDDANIQMRGFLLPLEFEGKKVKEFLLVPYVGACIHEPPPAANQIVYAKLVTPIEPPSLSMFTPIEVKGKMSSEQASPELNLVDGAKEIPTSYTLTVDNIEFITMEQ is encoded by the coding sequence ATGAAAAATCTACTTGCATTAATTTCGTTATCCGTGGCTCTGTTTACGGCCAGTGTTTCGGCCGCTGACTACAAAAAAGTGACTTGGGAAACGCTCAATGAACACGTGGTCAAAAAAGAAATAGAAAACCCATTTGAAGGCATGGAAATCGAAGATATTCGTAAAATGCAGCAAATTGCCATCGTTAACGACATCATTGCTAGCGGTCAAGAAGTTGACGAAGAAACGCAAAAACTAGTTGACCAAGCCAATGCTGATTTAAAAGCCAAAGGTTATGATGTAGAAAAGTTGTTTAAAATACGCGAAGACATTATTGCTCAACGTGAGCAAGAGTTTGCGTCAACAAATCCGGCATTAGATGACGCCAATATTCAAATGCGTGGTTTTTTACTACCTCTTGAATTTGAAGGGAAAAAGGTTAAAGAATTTTTGTTAGTGCCATATGTCGGCGCCTGTATTCATGAGCCACCACCGGCAGCGAATCAGATTGTATATGCTAAGCTAGTGACACCAATTGAACCGCCGTCACTGAGCATGTTCACGCCAATCGAAGTTAAAGGTAAAATGTCATCAGAACAAGCATCACCTGAATTGAATTTAGTCGATGGCGCGAAAGAAATACCGACAAGTTATACATTAACCGTCGACAATATAGAGTTTATAACAATGGAACAGTAA